The following coding sequences lie in one Chanos chanos chromosome 4, fChaCha1.1, whole genome shotgun sequence genomic window:
- the ikzf1 gene encoding DNA-binding protein Ikaros — protein METEEAQEMSQMAERESPVATEAVEEPEETMPVPEDLSTSSSLQQNSRAEKPLACSIKVESRSDEERGMASEVNGEEECAEDLRVLDASGVKVNGSHAGPDGKAAYPSSGGIRLPNGKLKCDICGIVCIGPNVLMVHKRSHTGERPFQCNQCGASFTQKGNLLRHIKLHSGEKPFKCHLCNYACRRRDALTGHLRTHSVGKPHKCAYCGRSYKQRSSLEEHKERCHNYLQCMGLQNSIYTVVKEESNPGERGEDITLAGAERALVLDRIASNVAKRKSSMPQKFVGEKRLSDLSFDGNSGELMQPHVIDQAINSAISYLGAESLRPLVQTSPGSSSDVVVSPIYNLHKPQSDGPAGLSAKDSAAENLLLLSKSKSASSEKDGSASPSGQDSTDTESNNEDRAAGGAAGTAAAGLIYLTNHMAPGVRNGGLPLVKEEQQRHFEALRAAGMELGLGVASDGFKVVSGEGEEVRAYRCAHCRVLFLDHVMYTIHMGCHGFRDPFECNLCGYRSQDRYEFSSHMTRGEHRFGAHTHV, from the exons CCTGTAGTATAAAAGTTGAGTCTCGCAGTGACGAGGAAAGAGGGATGGCCAGTGAGGTGaatggagaggaggagtgtgctGAGGACTTGCGCGTGCTCGATGCCTCAGGAGTCAAAGTGAACGGCTCCCACGCCGGCCCCGACGGCAAGGCGGCCTACCCCTCGTCCGGGGGCATCCGACTGCCCAACGGGAAGCTCAAGTGTGATATCTGTGGGATAGTTTGCATTGGCCCCAATGTGCTGATGGTGCACAAGCGAAGCCACACTG gtgAGAGACCATTCCAGTGTAACCAGTGTGGAGCCTCGTTCACTCAGAAAGGGAATTTGCTCCGTCACATTAAACTCCACTCCGGAGAGAAGCCTTTCAAATGTCATCTTTGTAACTACGCCTGTCGCCGTAGAGATGCCCTCACAGGGCACCTGCGCACTCACTCCG TTGGAAAGCCCCATAAGTGTGCCTACTGCGGTCGGAGCTACAAGCAGCGCAGTTCACTGGAGGAGCATAAAGAGAGATGCCATAACTATCTCCAGTGCATGGGCCTGCAGAACAGCATCTACACAG TAGTAAAGGAAGAAAGCAACCCGGGTGAGCGAGGGGAGGACATTACGCTGGCTGGGGCGGAGAGGGCCTTGGTGCTAGACAGAATAGCCAGTAATGTAGCTAAACGTAAGAGCTCCATGCCACAGAAATTTGTGG gAGAGAAGCGTTTGTCAGATCTCTCCTTTGATGGGAACTCAGGAGAGCTGATGCAGCCTCACGTCATTGACCAGGCTATAAACAGCGCCATCAGCTACCTGGGTGCCGAATCTCTGCGACCCCTCGTCCAGACCTCCCCTGGCTCTTCCTCTGATGTGGTGGTCAGCCCCATATACAACCTCCACAAGCCTCAGTCAGACGGCCCTGCCGGCCTGTCGGCCAAAGACAGCGCTGCTGAGAACCTTCTCCTGCTCTCCAAGTCCAAATCAGCGTCGAGCGAAAAGGATGGTTCGGCCAGTCCCAGCGGACAAGACTCCACCGACACAGAGAGTAACAACGAAGACAGGGCGGCCGGGGGCGCTGCCGGGACGGCCGCCGCTGGCCTCATCTACCTGACCAATCACATGGCTCCAGGGGTGAGAAACGGGGGCCTCCCATTGGTCAAGGAGGAGCAGCAGCGCCACTTTGAGGCGCTCCGTGCGGCGGGGATGGAGTTGGGGTTGGGAGTAGCGTCAGATGGGTTCAAGGTGGTGAGTGGAGAAGGGGAGGAAGTGAGGGCATATCGTTGCGCCCACTGCAGGGTCCTGTTTCTTGATCATGTTATGTACACCATCCACATGGGTTGCCACGGATTCCGGGACCCTTTTGAGTGTAACCTGTGTGGATACCGTAGCCAAGACCGCTATGAGTTCTCCTCGCATATGACACGTGGGGAGCACCGCTTTGGagcgcacacacatgtgtag